One Candidatus Saccharibacteria bacterium RAAC3_TM7_1 genomic region harbors:
- a CDS encoding NAD-dependent epimerase/dehydratase (RAAC3_TM7_1_299) yields MNIVITGVSGFVGKHLVRELSAAGHAVIGIGMEEVAHPEIADLLTEYVSCDLAEAWPKIATPVDSIIHLAGLAAVGPSFEKPQAYINLNSAMVTNMAEAYLHEEKKPRLVIISSGAIYDSNQPMPLTEASTISFSSPYTVSKVLLENQAAYYRTQGLECIIMRPFNHIGPGQLPGFLVPDLIEKICTAENTSSLIKVGDLSTKRDYTDVRDVVKAYALVATAPETPHEVYNVCSGKSLSGEEVLITIQKAMDAEQVATETDPSLIRPNDAADIRGDNSRLTADFNWRPVISFRQTIQDILKEDK; encoded by the coding sequence ATGAATATTGTCATCACTGGAGTAAGTGGGTTTGTCGGCAAGCATCTTGTACGTGAGCTTTCTGCCGCAGGTCACGCTGTTATCGGTATTGGAATGGAAGAGGTAGCCCATCCTGAGATAGCTGATCTATTAACTGAATATGTCAGCTGCGATCTAGCCGAGGCGTGGCCTAAGATAGCTACTCCTGTCGATTCGATTATCCACTTAGCTGGACTAGCAGCGGTTGGCCCTTCATTCGAAAAGCCACAAGCATATATTAATCTCAATAGCGCTATGGTTACCAACATGGCAGAAGCTTACCTTCATGAGGAGAAGAAGCCTCGCTTGGTTATTATTAGCAGCGGGGCAATCTATGACTCAAACCAGCCAATGCCACTGACAGAAGCGTCAACGATTAGCTTTAGCTCACCTTATACCGTAAGCAAGGTGCTCCTAGAGAACCAAGCCGCCTACTATCGCACCCAGGGACTTGAATGCATCATCATGCGTCCCTTTAACCACATTGGTCCCGGCCAGCTGCCCGGCTTCCTAGTTCCCGACCTCATCGAAAAGATTTGCACCGCCGAGAATACGAGCAGTCTTATCAAAGTAGGAGATTTATCTACAAAGCGTGACTATACAGATGTACGTGATGTCGTTAAAGCGTATGCTTTAGTAGCTACTGCGCCCGAGACTCCTCACGAAGTCTACAACGTCTGCTCGGGAAAAAGTCTCAGCGGTGAAGAGGTATTAATAACCATCCAGAAAGCTATGGATGCCGAACAAGTAGCCACCGAGACCGATCCTAGTCTCATACGCCCCAACGATGCGGCCGATATACGGGGCGACAATAGTCGATTGACGGCTGATTTTAATTGGCGGCCAGTTATTTCGTTTCGTCAGACGATTCAGGATATACTCAAAGAAGACAAATAG
- a CDS encoding NAD-dependent epimerase/dehydratase (RAAC3_TM7_1_300), which produces MTAKRALITGIAGQDAGHLAKLLHEKGYEVYGTIRGQLEASHPRYQAVKDEMPYVNIVLADMMDLSALARAMIEIKPDEIYNLAAISHVGYSFRDPLLTAELTGKGVLNVLEAIRIAGLEKTARFYQASTSEMFGGLDYNRPGSGYNEDSPFHPRSPYGVAKLYGYWITRNYRESYDMYAVSGILFNHEGERRGSEFVTRKISKAVARIKLGKQEVLELGNLDSKRDWGYAGDYVEGMWRILQQDKPGDYVLASGETRTIRDFAEQAFKEVGINLSWQGEGVDETATDTATGKVVLRVNPEFFRPAEVDILLGDPSKAEQELGWRRKVDFPGLVKLMVEHDLGLEGKN; this is translated from the coding sequence ATGACTGCGAAACGGGCGCTTATTACTGGTATTGCCGGTCAGGATGCTGGCCACCTGGCGAAATTACTTCATGAAAAAGGGTATGAAGTATATGGAACAATCCGAGGACAGCTGGAGGCAAGCCATCCGCGCTACCAAGCGGTAAAAGATGAAATGCCATACGTGAATATCGTATTGGCAGATATGATGGATCTTAGCGCACTCGCACGGGCTATGATAGAGATCAAGCCTGATGAAATATATAACCTGGCGGCCATTAGCCACGTCGGCTACTCATTCCGCGACCCACTGCTGACCGCAGAGCTGACCGGTAAGGGAGTATTGAATGTACTAGAGGCAATCCGTATAGCCGGTCTAGAGAAAACTGCGCGCTTTTATCAGGCTTCTACTTCAGAGATGTTTGGTGGGCTGGACTACAATCGACCCGGTAGTGGCTACAATGAAGACTCGCCATTTCACCCGCGCAGTCCTTATGGAGTGGCAAAACTTTATGGATACTGGATTACGCGAAATTACCGTGAGAGTTACGACATGTATGCTGTGAGCGGTATTCTCTTTAACCATGAAGGTGAACGTCGTGGATCAGAGTTTGTCACCCGTAAAATTTCCAAAGCAGTTGCCCGTATTAAGCTTGGCAAGCAAGAAGTCTTGGAGCTTGGTAACCTAGATAGCAAACGCGATTGGGGCTATGCTGGTGACTACGTCGAAGGTATGTGGCGTATCTTGCAGCAGGATAAGCCGGGCGATTATGTGTTAGCAAGTGGTGAAACGCGCACAATCCGTGACTTTGCGGAACAGGCTTTCAAAGAAGTAGGAATCAATCTGTCGTGGCAAGGTGAAGGAGTAGACGAAACCGCTACCGACACTGCTACCGGCAAGGTTGTACTACGCGTTAACCCGGAGTTCTTCCGTCCAGCGGAAGTTGATATACTTTTGGGCGACCCTTCAAAAGCCGAGCAAGAGCTTGGCTGGCGACGTAAAGTTGATTTCCCGGGACTTGTAAAACTGATGGTCGAACATGACCTTGGTCTAGAAGGAAAGAACTAA
- a CDS encoding mannose-6-phosphate isomerase (RAAC3_TM7_1_301), whose amino-acid sequence MTEHKADLLPTLETLPLEESFEEFIAQLKEKIINSGYVVVEESTSKPWGAYFRIDSSQADDFVAEFFPGLTPDEARMGIKDAELSPKFLVVKPGSERLSWQYHDRRAERWRFLTSGGYRRSKTDEESERYDAQPGEVVQFEKGERHRLEGDRDSIVLVAEIWQHADVDNPSNEDDIVRLADDYRR is encoded by the coding sequence ATGACTGAACATAAAGCTGATTTATTACCGACCCTTGAAACACTACCACTAGAAGAAAGTTTTGAAGAGTTTATTGCTCAGCTTAAAGAAAAGATAATCAACAGTGGCTACGTAGTTGTAGAGGAAAGCACCTCCAAGCCATGGGGTGCTTACTTTCGTATCGACTCCAGTCAGGCGGACGATTTTGTGGCAGAATTCTTCCCTGGTCTGACTCCAGACGAGGCTCGTATGGGTATTAAGGATGCTGAACTTAGCCCAAAGTTTTTAGTAGTAAAGCCAGGAAGTGAACGACTTAGTTGGCAATATCACGATCGCCGCGCCGAAAGATGGCGTTTTTTAACAAGCGGTGGCTATCGTCGCAGTAAAACCGACGAAGAGAGTGAACGTTACGATGCGCAACCCGGTGAAGTCGTACAATTTGAGAAAGGTGAACGTCATCGTCTTGAAGGTGACCGAGACAGTATCGTCCTAGTTGCAGAAATTTGGCAGCACGCCGATGTTGATAATCCTTCTAACGAGGATGATATTGTGCGTCTTGCGGATGACTACCGTCGATAA
- a CDS encoding glycosyl transferase, group 1 (RAAC3_TM7_1_302) — MEMRIAIDARIINSSTGRYVERLLHYLEKLDTENDYIVLVRRKDLKFWQSSNPRFSVQVAEYDNYSFAEQIGFKRFLDRLAPDLVHFCMPQQPILYRGKKITTIHDLTLLNTYNSDKNWLIFHAKQLVGRFVFKRVARSSDHLLTPTQYVKDDVVRFADVPADKVTVTYEAADVSHEALKEYDHPYKRFIVYVGQQSDYKNIRRLGEAHQALIGTRPDLGLILVGSLNASTLKNKRYFEKQGFRNILFTGFIPDGQKDWLLTHAEAYAFPSLMEGFGLPALEAMALGTPVVSSNATCLPEVYGDAAHYFDPMNTQDITRAVGQVLDDKTLREELSRRGKLQIKKYSWQRMAEQTLTVYRQILEKN, encoded by the coding sequence ATGGAGATGCGTATTGCAATTGATGCCCGGATTATTAACTCTTCAACTGGACGATATGTCGAGCGGCTACTGCATTATCTTGAAAAGTTGGACACCGAAAACGATTACATCGTGCTGGTGCGGCGAAAAGACCTTAAGTTTTGGCAATCGTCTAATCCGCGTTTTAGCGTGCAGGTGGCCGAATATGACAACTATTCATTCGCTGAGCAGATTGGCTTCAAGCGCTTTCTCGACAGGCTCGCTCCCGACCTGGTGCATTTTTGTATGCCGCAGCAGCCAATCCTTTACCGTGGCAAAAAAATCACTACGATACACGACCTCACGCTCCTAAATACCTATAATTCAGATAAAAACTGGCTCATTTTTCACGCCAAGCAACTCGTCGGCCGTTTTGTTTTTAAACGCGTCGCCCGCTCCAGCGACCATCTGTTGACACCGACACAGTACGTCAAAGACGATGTGGTGAGGTTTGCTGATGTGCCTGCAGATAAAGTTACCGTCACCTACGAAGCGGCAGATGTATCTCACGAAGCCTTAAAAGAGTACGATCACCCCTATAAACGCTTTATTGTCTATGTCGGCCAGCAGTCCGACTACAAGAATATCCGTCGGCTCGGTGAGGCACACCAAGCACTCATCGGAACTCGCCCCGACCTCGGGCTTATCCTGGTCGGCAGCCTCAATGCCAGCACTCTAAAAAACAAGCGCTATTTTGAGAAGCAAGGCTTCAGAAACATCCTCTTCACCGGCTTTATCCCTGATGGCCAGAAAGATTGGCTGCTGACTCATGCCGAGGCGTATGCCTTTCCTTCTCTTATGGAGGGGTTTGGCTTGCCAGCCCTTGAAGCTATGGCGCTCGGTACACCGGTTGTCAGTAGCAACGCCACCTGCCTTCCCGAGGTCTACGGCGACGCCGCGCATTATTTTGACCCGATGAATACCCAAGACATCACCCGTGCAGTCGGCCAAGTACTCGACGACAAGACATTACGCGAAGAATTATCGCGGCGCGGCAAGCTTCAAATCAAGAAATACTCCTGGCAACGTATGGCCGAGCAAACTTTGACCGTTTATCGGCAGATTCTCGAGAAGAATTAA
- a CDS encoding spoIIIJ-associated protein (RAAC3_TM7_1_303), whose product MDHTASVEYAKKYLEDLLTFFGVNIEVDASVSDDVIELAVPSSDDNSILIGRNAETLRSLQYIVSTTLRNHGAELVRVNIDVADYKKQRAEKIAEKAREWIEAVRETGDSHVANLNAADRRVVHQVAQEYEDVETFSEGIGRDRRIIIAQKSS is encoded by the coding sequence ATGGATCACACCGCATCGGTTGAATACGCTAAAAAATATCTCGAGGATCTGCTCACCTTCTTTGGTGTCAATATAGAAGTGGATGCTTCGGTGAGTGATGACGTGATCGAACTTGCCGTACCATCGAGTGATGACAACAGTATCTTGATCGGCCGGAATGCCGAAACACTACGCAGCCTGCAGTATATCGTCTCCACCACACTCCGCAACCACGGTGCCGAGCTGGTACGAGTCAACATCGATGTCGCCGACTACAAGAAGCAGCGTGCCGAAAAGATTGCTGAAAAGGCTCGTGAGTGGATCGAAGCAGTGCGTGAGACAGGTGATTCGCATGTCGCAAATCTCAATGCTGCCGATCGCCGCGTTGTCCACCAGGTGGCGCAGGAATACGAAGACGTCGAAACCTTTTCTGAGGGTATTGGTCGCGATCGCCGCATTATTATCGCCCAAAAAAGCTCTTAA
- a CDS encoding 60 kDa inner membrane insertion protein (RAAC3_TM7_1_304), with protein MNIFELIVVQPIFNMLLGLYSIIPGHDFGVAIILFTVLVRVLLYPLTRSMLHQSRAMRKLQPELAAIKKRNKGNKQLESMQMMELYKKHNVNPFRSIGILIIQLPIFIALYQVINIFTRSRDQIGKFTYDFLEQFGPIKDLIANPHNFNEKLFGFVDLTKPAFHNGGVEIFLVLLALLAAYTQYVMSKQTAPQQKSKRRIRDIMAEAADGKHADQSEMNAIIMTRMSKILPIFMFFVMISVPGALALYYAVSNLVAVAQQAYLLKQDEEELEEIADEPVKSPSKSKKSAATTKREKSAREATVTRIVAKDSGKRRK; from the coding sequence GTGAACATCTTTGAGCTTATAGTTGTCCAGCCGATTTTTAACATGCTGCTTGGGCTTTATAGCATTATCCCGGGACATGATTTTGGCGTCGCCATTATTCTATTTACCGTACTCGTACGTGTCCTGTTGTATCCACTAACACGCAGTATGTTGCATCAGTCACGTGCCATGCGCAAACTGCAGCCAGAGCTTGCCGCCATCAAGAAACGCAACAAAGGCAATAAACAGCTCGAGAGCATGCAGATGATGGAGCTCTACAAAAAGCACAACGTCAATCCGTTCCGCTCGATTGGTATTCTCATCATCCAACTGCCGATCTTTATTGCCCTCTACCAGGTGATCAATATCTTTACGCGAAGCCGTGACCAAATCGGCAAATTCACCTATGACTTCCTCGAACAGTTCGGGCCGATTAAAGACCTGATCGCAAACCCCCACAACTTCAATGAGAAACTGTTTGGTTTTGTTGACCTGACAAAGCCAGCTTTTCATAACGGCGGAGTGGAGATTTTCCTCGTGCTACTTGCCCTGCTCGCTGCCTATACCCAATACGTCATGTCAAAGCAAACCGCACCGCAGCAAAAATCGAAGCGCCGTATCCGCGACATTATGGCCGAAGCCGCCGATGGAAAGCATGCTGACCAGAGCGAGATGAACGCTATTATTATGACGCGTATGAGCAAAATACTACCAATCTTCATGTTCTTCGTTATGATCAGCGTGCCGGGTGCACTTGCCCTTTACTACGCCGTATCAAACTTGGTGGCCGTCGCCCAACAGGCTTACCTGCTCAAGCAAGACGAAGAAGAGCTCGAAGAAATCGCCGACGAGCCAGTCAAGTCACCGAGTAAGAGCAAAAAGTCAGCAGCCACCACCAAGCGTGAGAAGTCAGCGCGTGAGGCGACTGTGACGCGTATCGTCGCCAAGGATTCTGGTAAGAGGAGGAAATAA
- a CDS encoding hypothetical protein (RAAC3_TM7_1_305), which translates to MLAYKNRFHGHGSIRYVYANGRPVRGRLFTIKSTSNPRRHETRIAVVVSKKVAKGAVVRNRIRRRLYESFRERLDQLPANADIVCIVGSAEVATTSYEELTTALDQLLSEAGLYKSAKN; encoded by the coding sequence ATGCTTGCGTATAAGAATCGATTCCATGGGCATGGAAGTATTCGCTATGTCTACGCCAACGGCCGTCCGGTTCGTGGGCGACTATTTACGATAAAATCGACCTCAAATCCGCGCCGTCATGAGACGCGTATTGCAGTCGTTGTAAGTAAAAAAGTTGCCAAAGGCGCGGTAGTGCGCAATCGCATCCGTCGCCGCCTCTATGAATCATTCCGAGAGCGCCTAGATCAATTGCCAGCAAATGCCGACATTGTCTGTATTGTCGGATCGGCAGAGGTCGCTACGACGAGCTACGAAGAATTGACGACGGCACTTGACCAGTTGCTCAGCGAGGCTGGTCTCTACAAATCAGCTAAAAACTGA